The following coding sequences lie in one Opisthocomus hoazin isolate bOpiHoa1 chromosome 7, bOpiHoa1.hap1, whole genome shotgun sequence genomic window:
- the LOC142362025 gene encoding interferon-induced transmembrane protein 5-like: MKPPHTEVSIPLQPPGRGAAPAAQPRDYVLWSLFNVLLGYALAYLGCLCFPALVFSIKARDCKVLGDLEGAQRYGRRAKVLNIICSLLLVAAVAVVLAAVIVTVSQTT; the protein is encoded by the exons ATGAAGCCCCCGCACACGGAGGTCTCCAtcccgctgcagccccccgggcggggggcggcccccgccgcgcagccccgcgaCTACGTGCTCTGGTCGCTCTTCAACGTCCTCCTGGGCTACGCGCTCGCCTACCTGGGCTGCCTCTGCTTCCCCGCGCTCGTCTTCTCCATCAAG GCCCGTGACTGCAAGGTGCTGGGGGACCTGGAGGGTGCCCAGCGGTACGGCCGCCGCGCCAAGGTGTTGAACATcatctgctccctgctgctggtggccGCCGTGGCGGTCGTCCTCGCCGCTGTCATCGTCACTGTGTCCCAGACCACCTGA
- the LOC104337219 gene encoding dispanin subfamily A member 2b-like yields MERSRAAGPALPPYEPLAEALDMEGLPRSTVVSVEPPPPPPPRDHLAWSLCTALYANACCLGFLALVFSVKSRDRKVLGDYSGALSYGSTAKYLNITAHLISIFLIALIIALIATGTITVVNILQHQQEQHPFFGPT; encoded by the exons ATGGAGCGgtcgcgggcggcggggccggcgctgccgcCCTACGAGCCGCTGGCCGAGGCGCTGGACATGGAGGGGCTGCCCCGCAGCACCGTGGTGTCGgtggagccgccgccgccgccccccccccgcgaccACCTGGCCTGGTCCCTCTGCACCGCGCTGTACGCCAACGCCTGCTGCCTGGGCTTCCTGGCGCTCGTCTTCTCCGTCAAG TCCAGGGACCGCAAAGTCCTCGGCGACTACAGCGGGGCGCTCAGCTACGGCTCCACCGCCAAGTACCTGAACATCACTGCCCACTTGATCAGCATCTTCCTCATCGCCCTCATCATCGCCCTGATCGCTACCGGCACCATCACCGTGGTCAACATCCTCCAGCATCAGCAGGAGCAACACCCCTTCTTCGGCCCCACCTAG
- the LOC142362024 gene encoding interferon-induced transmembrane protein 5-like: MDTSYPRDDYPPASSHKRDPSPAVPGSSPPRDHLLWSIFNTIYMNLCCLGFVALAFSVKARDRKVAGDVEAARRFSSKARCYNALATAGSVLLPLLLAALVITGVIHLSKLAQESVGFFTYQFGGSDDEDK; this comes from the exons ATGGACACCTCCTACCCGCGGGATGACTACCCGCCCGCCTCGTCCCACAAGCGGGACCCGTCCCCCGCCGTCCCCGGCTCCTCGCCGCCCCGCGACCACCTCCTCTGGTCCATCTTCAACACCATCTACATGAACCTCTGCTGCCTCGGCTTCGTGGCGCTCGCCTTCTCTGTCAAG GCGCGGGACCGGAAAGTGGCCGGGGACGTGGAAGCCGCTCGGCGCTTCAGCTCCAAGGCCCGGTGCTACAACGCGCTGGCCACGGCGGGGAgcgtgctgctgccgctgctgctcgcCGCCCTCGTCATCACCGGCGTCATCCACCTCTCCAAGCTCGCCCAGGAGTCGGTCGGCTTCTTCACCTACCAGTTCGGCGGGAGCGACGATGAGGACAAGTGA
- the LOC142361935 gene encoding interferon-induced transmembrane protein 1-like — protein MEGYPQSVSINMQPYGRNGAGAPAAAFGPATTSLAQPQPVASPRDFVVWSFFNAMFCNPFCLGFMALVYSVKARDRKIAQDPAAAGSYGKTAKHLNITACCLGIAATIIFIVAVVTHYNNLQTGRRS, from the exons ATGGAGGGCTACCCGCAGTCCGTCAGCATCAACATGCAGCCCTACGGCAGGAACGGGGCAggcgccccggccgccgcctTCGGCCCCGCCACCACCTCCCTCGCTCAGCCGCAGCCCGTCGCCAGCCCCCGGGACTTCGTGGTCTGGTCCTTCTTCAACGCCATGTTCTGCAACCCCTTCTGCCTGGGCTTCATGGCGCTCGTCTACTCCGTTAAG GCCAGAGACAGGAAAATCGCCCAGGACCCGGCAGCTGCCGGCAGCTACGGGAAGACGGCCAAGCACCTGAACATCACGGCGTGCTGCCTGGGCATCGCAGCCACCATCATCTTCATCGTGGCTGTGGTTACGCACTACAACAACTTGCAAACAGGCAGACGCTCCTAA